CGATACCTGGTCGATCGAGCGCATCGAAGTGCTGCGCGGGCCGGCGTCGGTCATCCATGGCGACGGTGCGATCGGCGGCGTGATCAACATCGTGCCGAAGAAGCCCTCGCGCGGTGCCATCGAAAACGAGATCAGCCTGACTGTGGGCAGCGAGGACACCGCGCGGCTGGGCTTCGGCAGCGGTGGCGCGCTGACGCCCGAGCTGGCCTACCGGCTGGATGTGAGTGGCAACTACAGCGGTGGCTGGGTCGACCGCGGGCGCAACAGTGACGCGACGTTCTCCAGTGCATTGCTGTGGCAGCCGCGTGCGGACCTGCAGCTGACCCTCACCCACGCGCAGGGCTACCAGCAACCGATGCGCTACTTCGGCACGCCGCTGGTCGAGGGCCGCCAGCTGGAGGCGCTGCGCCACCGCAACTACAACGTGGACGACAGCGAGATCCGCTATCGCGACCGCTGGACCCAGCTTGATGCGCTGTGGACACCGAACGCGAACGTGGAATGGCGCACGCGCCTCTACCAGATCGACAGCCAGCGCGACTGGCGCAATGCCGAGGCCTATGTCTACAACCGCGCTACCGGCTTGATCGATCGATCTGGCAATACCGAGATCACCCACAACCAGGACCAGACCGGACTGACCTCGACGCTGCGTGTGCAGGGAACGGCGGGTGGCCTGCAGAACAACTTCGCGGTGGGCCTGGACGCCAACCGCGCGCACTTCAAGCACACCAACAACACCTATGCCGGCAGCTCGGGCCCGGTCGATCCGTTCGATCCGGTGCCGGGCCAGTTCGCCAGCGACGCGCCGAACCTGCCGCGCTACCGCAACCGTGCCGAGCAGTACGCGTTGTTCATGGAGGACCGGCTGGCGCTGAGCGAGCGCTGGTCGGTGCTGGGTGGCCTGCGCCACGACCGCGCGCGCATTGATCGCACCGATCTGATCAGCGGCCAGAATGCGTTCTCGAAGACCTACAGCAGCACCGGCTGGCGTGCAGGCACGGTATTCGCGCTGCAGCCGACGCTGAGCCTGTATGCGCAGTACTCACAGGCGGCGGACCCGGTCAGTGGCCTGTTGATGATCAGCCCGGCCAACGGCGCGTTCGATCTTGCCAAGGGCCGGCAGATCGAGGTGGGCCTGAAGCAGGCCTTCGACGGCGGCGAGTGGACGCTGGCGGCGTACCGCATCCGCAAGACCGGGCTGCTCAGCCGCGATCCGCTGGTACCGGATCGCCGGGTGCAGGTGGGCGCGCAGACCTCGCGCGGTATTGAAGCGTCCTTGAACTGGAACTTCGCGCCGCGCTGGTCGCTGGATGCCAACGCGACGGTGCTGAAGGCCGAGTTCGAGGACTTCCTGGAAACCACCGGGTCGCCGCCGATGCTGGTGTCGCGTGATGGCAACGTGCCGCCGAACGTGGCCGAGCGCCTGGCCAGTGTGTGGTTGAGCTGGCAGTTCGCACCGGACTGGAGTGCGGCGGGTGGCGTTCGCTACGTCGGCAAGCGCTATGCCGACAACGCCAACACATTGGAACTGCCCGGCTATAGCACCACCGACCTGGCACTGACCTGGCAGGCGGCACCGCGCACGCGGCTGTCCGCGCGATTGTTCAACGTATTCGACAAGACGTACTACGCCACCGCGTACTACACCAGCACGCAGTGGTTGCTGGGTGCGGACCGGCGCGTCGAATTCACCGTCGACCATCGCTTCTGAGGACGCGCATCATGTCGCTGCGATCCACCGCCAAGCGCTGGACCTACCTGGTGCACCGCTGGCTGGGCATCGGCGGATGCCTGCTGATGCTGCTGTGGTTTGTCAGCGGCATGGTGATGCTGTTCATTGGTTACCCGAAGCTGACACCCGGTGAGCGGCTGGCGGCGTTGCCGGTGCTGGGTGAGGCCCGCGATCTGCAGGGGCTGTCGATACTGCCTGCCGCCGTGCAGGCCGAGCCGGAAAGCGTGGCGCTGACCACGCTGCGTGGCGAGCCGGCGTATGTGGTGCGCAATGGCAGCAACGTGGGCGCCTGGTCGGCGTACACCGGCCAGGCCCTGCTGCCGGTGTCGGCACAGCGTGCCGAAGCGTCCGCTGCACAGTTCGCCGGCGGCCAGGCCTTCGTGGGTGCGATGCGCGTGGACGAGGACCGCTGGACGCATTCGCGTGCACTGGATGTGCATCGGCCGCTGTATCGGGTGGAGGTGGGCGGTGCACAGCCGGGCGACCTGTATGTGTCATCGCGTACCGGTGAAGTCGTGCTGGACGCCCCGCATGTGCAGCAGCGCTGGAACTATGTGGGCGCCTGGCTGCACTGGCTGTACTTCCTGCGTATGCAGTCGGTCGACCCGGTGTGGACGTGGGGGGTGATCGTGCTGTCCGCACTGTGCACGTTGGCGGCGGTCAGCGGCATCGTGGTGGGCGTGTGGCGCTGGCGTTTTCGTGGGCACTATCGTTCCGGTGCGAAGACGCCGTACGTCGAGCCGTGGATGCGCTGGCACCATCTGATCGGGCTGGTGGCTGCGGCCTTCGTGTTCACCTGGATCTTCAGTGGGCTGATGTCGATGAATCCGCTGGGGGTCTTCAGCAGCACGCGTGAAGCGATCGACAGCGGGCGCTATCGCGGTGGCGCGGTGACGGTGGATGGCGCACTGGGTGAGCCGGCGAAGCTTATGGCGGTGGCCGATGCTGGGCGCTTCCGGCCGGTGGAGATCCAGTGGCGACGGATCGGTGGCGAGCTGTTCGCGGTGCTGCTGGATGGGCAGGGCGAGACCTGCATCGTGTCCAGCGGCAATGGGCACTTGCAGGTTGCGCGGTTGCTGCCGGCAGCGTGGCTGCAGCAGAAGGTGCGTGCGCTGTCCGATGCACCAATGCAGGATTTCGTGGTGCAGCAGGCAGCGGATGCCTACTTCTATCCGCGTGCACCGGAAGCCATGAACGGCGCAGCGGTTCGCCGCTTCCCGGTGGCGGTGGTGGACTTCGGCGATGCCGAGGCGACGCGCGTCTATCTCGACCTGGCTACCGGCGATCCGTTGTTGATGATGGGGCATCGCGAGCGGGTCGGGCGCTGGTTGTTCTACTTCCTGCACAGCTGGGACCTGCCGGCGATGCTGCGCCAGGAAGGTGCCCGGCTGGCGGTGTTGCTGCTGCTGAGCGCTGCTGGCACCGCGCTGTGTGCCACGGCGACGGTGATCGGCTATCGGCGTTTGCGGATGAAGCTGCGGCGCAGGCGGCGCTGATGCCCTGGACTACACCCGCAGCCAACGCGTGGACACGGCCACCAGCAACAAGGCCGTGGCCACGCCGATGAAGGCGGCGATCAGGCCGAAGTGGTTGGCAGCAAATCCGATCAGCGCCGGTCCGGCAAGGATGCCGGCAAAGCCCAGCGTGGAAACGGCGGTGATGGCCAGCGCGCC
The sequence above is a segment of the Stenotrophomonas maltophilia genome. Coding sequences within it:
- a CDS encoding PepSY domain-containing protein, with the protein product MSLRSTAKRWTYLVHRWLGIGGCLLMLLWFVSGMVMLFIGYPKLTPGERLAALPVLGEARDLQGLSILPAAVQAEPESVALTTLRGEPAYVVRNGSNVGAWSAYTGQALLPVSAQRAEASAAQFAGGQAFVGAMRVDEDRWTHSRALDVHRPLYRVEVGGAQPGDLYVSSRTGEVVLDAPHVQQRWNYVGAWLHWLYFLRMQSVDPVWTWGVIVLSALCTLAAVSGIVVGVWRWRFRGHYRSGAKTPYVEPWMRWHHLIGLVAAAFVFTWIFSGLMSMNPLGVFSSTREAIDSGRYRGGAVTVDGALGEPAKLMAVADAGRFRPVEIQWRRIGGELFAVLLDGQGETCIVSSGNGHLQVARLLPAAWLQQKVRALSDAPMQDFVVQQAADAYFYPRAPEAMNGAAVRRFPVAVVDFGDAEATRVYLDLATGDPLLMMGHRERVGRWLFYFLHSWDLPAMLRQEGARLAVLLLLSAAGTALCATATVIGYRRLRMKLRRRRR
- a CDS encoding TonB-dependent receptor; this translates as MKTNPNSARLRRATLPVLCALLLHAAPLLAADAAPPTTLDTVRVVDTRSGELSSTASAGSALGLSVLQTPASLTVISREQLEQRGDSNLNDAISRAGAISAMPHPGNGLSALSSRGFTDGASVMRLYDGLRQYGGVGITFPFDTWSIERIEVLRGPASVIHGDGAIGGVINIVPKKPSRGAIENEISLTVGSEDTARLGFGSGGALTPELAYRLDVSGNYSGGWVDRGRNSDATFSSALLWQPRADLQLTLTHAQGYQQPMRYFGTPLVEGRQLEALRHRNYNVDDSEIRYRDRWTQLDALWTPNANVEWRTRLYQIDSQRDWRNAEAYVYNRATGLIDRSGNTEITHNQDQTGLTSTLRVQGTAGGLQNNFAVGLDANRAHFKHTNNTYAGSSGPVDPFDPVPGQFASDAPNLPRYRNRAEQYALFMEDRLALSERWSVLGGLRHDRARIDRTDLISGQNAFSKTYSSTGWRAGTVFALQPTLSLYAQYSQAADPVSGLLMISPANGAFDLAKGRQIEVGLKQAFDGGEWTLAAYRIRKTGLLSRDPLVPDRRVQVGAQTSRGIEASLNWNFAPRWSLDANATVLKAEFEDFLETTGSPPMLVSRDGNVPPNVAERLASVWLSWQFAPDWSAAGGVRYVGKRYADNANTLELPGYSTTDLALTWQAAPRTRLSARLFNVFDKTYYATAYYTSTQWLLGADRRVEFTVDHRF